Genomic DNA from Mus musculus strain C57BL/6J chromosome 11, GRCm38.p6 C57BL/6J:
tgcatatgccagcaagattttgctgaaaggaccctgatatagctgtctcttggctATGCAgtacttggcaaatacagaagtggatgctcacagttatctattgtatggaacacaaggcccccaatggtaGAAcaggagaaagtacccaaggagctgaaggggtctgcaatctgataggtggaacaacaatatgagctaaccagtatccccagagctcatgtctctagctgcatattgagcagaagatggcctattcagccatcattgggaagagagactcttgcaaactttatatgccccagtacaggggaacaccagggccaaaagtgggagtgggtgggtagcagagTAGGGCAGGGGGACCATATAGGGgtatttcaggatagcatttgaaatgtaaatgaagaaaatatctaataaaaaattgaaaaaaaagagaatacaatCAACAAGAGCCAGGGAAATATGTCAACAACAGAGCCTAtctatcctactacagcaagtcCTTGACACCCTAACCCAGTTGAagtacaagaaaatgacctttaaTCCAATCTTAGGATGATTATAGAGGCCTATAAAGGGGGGATTTATAAATCtcttaaaaatacaggaaaatacaatcaagcaggtgaagaatatgaataaaactgttccagacctgaaaatggaaatagaaccaacaatgaaaacacaaactgaggaaattctggagatggaaaacctaggtaaGAGAACAGAAACTATAGATGTGAGCAccgccaacagaatacaagagatagaagagagaatcttaggtgtagaagatactatagaataaatcgatacatcagtcaaagaaaatgttacaataaaaattttctgacacagaacatccaggaaatttggtaTGCTATGAAAAGACCAACCCTAAGAATAATAGTGAGATGCCCAGTCTTTTAAGTTCattctccattttagagaacctgacctaagtttgaattcagggaaactaacaggctggtacctaacATTAATTTCCAACTTGGCCCCTAACAAAACTCAAGCCTAgatccagtctctaggctaatccccaacaagaccagtgtttccaggttacacccttaacaagaccagtgtctctaggttattcccccaacaaatttgcacccccaggttacaagcccacccacTACCTAACGACCACCGATACAGAGGaaagcagaaattaagtttataatATGACTCctagcaccagccaattatgttaaaggccacaatatctttccaattagatgctcgCACATGtactccctgcttgctgcttactataaagcctggCCCCAGTAGACATTTGGGGCTCTCTCACTACCAAAACCATCCTGCATGACAGTGGTGCATTGGGGTGTGTGTGAGCTAGCTCAAATAGAATATAGACCCTTCTGTGTGTTGCATAAGATTGACTCCTGTCTTTTTGGAGGGGGATCACTAATATTTCCCTGGTACtacaataggaatagaagaaggagaagattccTAGCTCTTCCAGCTCAGATTATTAGGAAACAGTTTCAACATGTAAAAGCAGTAGACTTATATAAAACATTACTACCCCTGAGAATCCACTTAAGTAAACACTCCCTTCCCTGATACCTGGTATGTGCCTGATTATTGCATCATTGCAAGAGTCACTCCCCACGTAATTAAAGTAGTTGGCTGTCTTCTCTCACAGTTTCTGTGGTTTTTGTACAGCAATTGTATTCTCCTCTTTTGACTGATTGGTAGAGGCTTGTATAAAATAAGTACTTAATGAATATTTATGGTATGAATCATGTAGAGGGAAGGAAACACATACTGATACTAAGTAAGCCATACTGCATAGTAGTATCAAACCCTGGAAGAAGTTTACCTTGTTACTGGGATTGTCAGAAAGTTAGAGAGCCTTTCAGGTGAGTGCCAGGGCCAGGCTGGCTTCATTGACACATACAGATATTATCTGGGCAGTGAAACCATAGGGATTCTCATACCTATGCATTCTGAGGTGATGGGGAAAGATCTCAAGGCCAAGATCACTGTCATAGACATAGGGGATAGTGCCTTCAGGAATGAGCTGTTTCTCAGAGAGAAAGTATGTTAAGAGGGAAGATCAGTAACTGTGACCATTGGAGTCCTGTGAAGGGTGAAGATGATTTGAATCAGAGAAGCTGGGTGTTCCTCACCGAAGCATAGGGTGAGACAAGTTCATAGCCCCATCCTATGATCAAGCACACAGAGGTGAATAGAGAAAGATGGTCAGATTCAGTAGTTAAATGTCGACAGTGACCTGTACCCCACTGCCCTGGAACCAGCTAAGAGTGCCGCTGGTGCTCAGAACATGTGGGTTCATGGATCTCCCATGTGGGTTGTGTCTCCATACTCACAGAACCATACTGGCAACTGTCAGCTTATGTCCCTGCTGTCCTTTCATGTTCACCCGAAGACTCCTCACGTGACAACAGAACTGAATGCAGAAAGTGACCACCATGAGCTCCATATCTGTCTGTATCACCAGGTGCTTCACATTTGTCTGTGACACTGTGGCTTCCATGTAATTTTTGTCAGGCCCTGTTAAGTGAAGATTACATAACACATATGTCAGGAGCACCTCTTCCTGACTTTCATACAGACAGTGGAGCAAACCCAGATGATGTTGATAGGTTGGGTTCCCTAGGGTGCTCTTTAGCATCTTCAACTCTGTCCCCAAAGGCAGTTTGCAGTCAAagatctttttcatttctctcattcCCTGTTCATTCACAAGACCAAATAGAAAGTGCACAGTGGGTTCCTCACACAGAGTATGTCTTCCATATACTTCTATCAGTGTTTCCACAGTTCTTTTGAATTCCATACCATCACATCTTTCATCACTATCCTCCAAGATGTAAGACATGACTGCAAAGAACTCCTGGAGACACAAGTGGGCAAAGCTGTAGCTCAGAGAGCTGGCCTGCTTTTGAAGGATACCGATCTTCAGGAAAGTGGCAATGGCATCCTCTGCTAACCCTTGCTTACAGAGGTCGCTTTCACTGAACAGGGTTCTTCTTTGGCAGATCCCCTCAGCAGCCAGTGAGCAGAGGGCTCTGAGCTGGGTCCTCATGTGCTGCCCTGGGATTGTCAGGGAAAGGTATTTCAGGCAGAGGGCTGTGGTGGTCTGTGAGGTCAGGGAGAGCTCTCCACCCTGCTCCATCTGCTTTTTCAGGCAAGTGCAGACCAACCAGCACACCCAGGGAACCTCACACAGGGTCAGGAGCACTGGGTTAGATACCACCAATCTAAAAGCAGCAATTGCATCGCTCTCCTTCACAAAATATTTGCGGAAATAGACCTCCCGTTCAAACTTGGAGAACCCCAGGACTTCCACCCGACGTGGCTGCCCCACATAAGGAATGATCTTCTGTAGAGCTGTGGTCCGAGCTGTGAGCAAGAAGGAAGCCCCAGGAAGGATGGATTTCCCTAGTAAACTGCCCAGCAGAGTGTGCACAGGCTGTCTTTGACTCCAGTGCAGACATAGCTCAGGATTCTGGTCTGCCAAGACCCATGCTGGCTCATCTATGCCATCCAGGATGAAGAGCAGCTCCTTAGGGTGAGACAGGATCTGCCTGATGGGAACGGTGGGCACTTCCTGGCCTTGTGCTATGAGCTCAGCCAGACTCAGCTGCTCATACTGGGCCAGCTCCCTGCAACTGAGGAAGAAGACATGCTGGAAGTGATTCCTGTAGAGCTGGCCTTCCTTCCAGGCTCTCTTCACCTGCCTGGCCAGTGTTGACTTCCCAATTCCAGCAGCACCCTCTATTATGACTAATTGAGGCTTTTTATGGGTACCTCTGTTTGGGCCAAATAAGTCTTGGATCTCAATCATatgtcctctttcttcttcttcacatGAATACCAGCTTTTCCTGATCAAGTTTTCTGAGCCTCTTGAGCACAATTTTTCAAAGAGTAGTAGGTTTGTTAACTTTTGGACCagattctttcttttccttgaccATGTGGGGTCCAGAgtctctcctttttgttttatgtgtacttTTGGAATTGTCCCtgaataaaagagagaaagattaaGAGAAATGTTCATATTAGGGTTGTCTGTTCATacaatctttcctttccttcctttgttccttccctcctaccttccttccattctaccttccttccttcttacctTTCTTTGATCCTTCAACATCTGGATTGAGTTAGCCACCTGTGTAAGCTGTATAGCATACAGGCTATAGGCATTGATATATTCTGAAAAGCTCAGTGCAGAAAGTGTGAGTTTAGAGTAGAAGATTCAAGTGTTCATGTGACTAATAATTCTGTGTGACATTAATCCTTATTTCAGATATTTATTGATTTCTTACTCTATGCAAGACTTGCTCTTGAGGCTAAGATTAAAGTGTGAATTCACAGGTACAACTCTGTCCTCAGTCAGCATATGAGATGATCCACTAGCTTCACTGAGCTCAGCTTTCTCACCTATAATGTGGGGACTGTGGACTCTCCCTGTTGGAGTTCATAGAGTAGTTGGGGAGATTACAGACAGTGGGGTGGATGTCTACTCCTGACAGATCTTAGTGGACCCACCATTGCAGTCCTTAAAACATCATTCTGCAAGTCCTGAGACTGTGAGTCTGATGGGAAGATCTATAATACCAGAGACTTCATGGTTCAGGATATAGACTTGGTTCCCTGTCCCCAGGCCTGGCAATCTCTGTTGTATTTTATACTGTCTTCCAGATATCTTTGGTAAAAACAAGCCTTGTTTGTGGCTAATGTTTGAATGTCCTTCATCCTTTCTGAAACTTATGCTGAATTATAGTTGCCAACATACAAGTAAGGGATCAGATCTAATGTGAGTGGAGTCATGGGAGCAGGCCAATACTTATCATCTAGGAATGGGGAAACTGTTGTGGAAAAGGATATCCTTTCTTTCTTGTAGGTaactgtttgttttttatactCCATTTTTGAAGCTGAGTAGTCATAGTTTTCAATCTTAGATTCCCAGCCTCCAGAGCTATAATATGCAAACCCAAACACAAATCTCATCTCACCATTTCACTTTGAAGGAGCTCAAGATAAAACAGACAGTAGGACACCTCATGTACTAGAATCCAAGTTCATTCTTTAATACATGCTAGTTGTCTGAAGTACAAGGTTGTACTGCCATAGATGAGGTGTTGGTGATAATTTGAGTGTAGCATTCATTCACACAAGCCCTTGAGGACCAGGCTTCAGGGGCTAACTTGCCTGTGAAATCAGGATGAATAGATCTGCACTGTCATCTGTAGAAGTACTTCTAACATCTCCTGAGTGCAGCAAGTTGGCCACTCATGTCTGTGGGCAAGGTCTGTCTGACTCAGGACATGTCTCCTCAAAGTGCCAAGAGAGATCCCAGCTCTTCCCAGAGCACTTTCTCCAAGACCTTCCATAGAAGTTTCTGTGGGACTGTGTACTGGAGGCTTTTCACAGAGATCTCTGGCCCATCTGGGTGAAAGGGTTCAAGCAAATGGGAGCGAGTGTAAGCAGGGAGGGGAAATCACCTCCACTGCCTCCTCTGCTGCAGTTGCCTCCACCTCAGTTGCTCACTGCATCCATCGTCCTGTGCTGAGTCAGGCCAGGCTGAGTCTGCCAGAGGCTGACTAGCCATCGAGGAGTGAGGGGGTGTGGGTAGGGCTTCTGGTGGTGTTTCAGGAGAGCATACCACTTCCCAGGTGTCAGTATTACAGCTCTTATGACAGAAGCTATCAGACGACAGAGTAGTTCTCACACATCTTTACtccttctggataggattcttatatacagttttgggtgGGTCAGGGTCTGAAGgtaggtacttctcattggcttggtctCATAGCTTGGGGATACCTTatctgcatgtgggagggcttggggtGCTGCTCCTACATGACTTATGGCTAAAGACCTCTCTATGGGAGGGCTGTGGTGGGCAGTAGCTATGGGACAGGAGCTGGGGACTCAGGAGTGCAGCAAAACACCTACCATCCCTGCAGGATCACTGGGGTTTCAAGCCTGTGCCTGCCCAGGgatcaggctgcctttcacagccaACAActccaaatgttttctttccagTTCTGCTACACTTGAAAAGCATCTGGggcagcaagatggttcagcacttAGAGAGCTTGCAGCAAAAGAGTGTGGACTCAAAATTACATAGTAAGATTCCATTTACATGCTATATTTATATTGTGTCCCCCTGTTCTTTCAGGCTCAGAAAGCTAAGACAGATGCTTCCCCAGGGTAAAATGGCTAGCTAGAATTGCTCCATTGATGAGCTCTGGATGTAGATGATGGAATGGTCTGCTTCCATGAATAAGAGAGCAACTgagctcaattcttcaacaaattagaaagggcaatttgcaaattcatctggaataacaaaaaaacctaggatagcaaaaactcttatcaatgataaaagaacctctggtggaatcaccatgcctgacctaaagctgtactacagagcaattgtgattaaaaactgcatggtaaggGTATagcgacaaacaagtagaccaatggaatagaattgaagatacagaaatgaacccacacacctacagtcacttgatctttgacaagggagcaaaaaccacccagtggaaaaaaggcagcattttcaacaaatggtgctggcacaactggcggttatcatgtagaagaattcgaattgatccatttctatctccttgtactaaggtcaaatctaagtggatcaaggaacgccacataaaaccagagacggtGAAACTTATAtagtagaaagtggggaaaagcctagaagatatgggcacaggggaaaatttcctgagtagaacagcaatgacttgtggtgtaagatagagaattgacaaatgggacatcataaaattacaaagcttctgtaaggcaaaagacaccatcaataagacaaaaagaccaccaacagattggaaaagtatCTTTgctaatcctaaatcagataagggactaatatcctatatatataaagagctcaagaaggtggactccagaaaatcaaataaccccattaaaaaatggggctcagagctaaacaaagaattctcacctgaggaataccgaatggttgagaagcacctgaaaaaaatgttcagcatccttaatcatcagggaaatggaaatcaaaacaaccctgagattccacctcacaccagtcagaatggctaagatcaaaaattcaggtgacagaagatgctggcgaggatgtggataaagaggaacactcctccattgttggtgggattacaagcttgtacaaccactctggaaatcagtctggcagttcctcagaaaattggccatgtactaccggaggatcccacaatacctctcctgggcatatacccagaagatgttccaaccagtaagaaggacacatgctccactatgttcatagcagccttatttataatagtcagaagctggaaagaacccagatgcccctcaaaggaggaatggatacagacaatgtggtacatttacacaatggagtactacacagctattaaaaacagtgaatttatgaaattcctaggcaaatggatggacctggagggcatcatcctgagtgaggtaacccaatcacaaaagaactcacatgatatgtactcactgataagtggatattagcccagaaacttagaatacccaagatacaagatacaatttgcaaaacacatgaaactcaagaagaacgaagaccaaggtgtggacactttgccccttcttagaattgggaacaaaacacccatggaaggagttacagagacaaagtttggaactgagatgaaaggatgaccatctagagactgccatacccggggacccatcccataatcatcctccaaacgctgacaccattgcatacaccagcaagattttgctgaaaggaccctgatatagctgtctcttgtgaggctatgccatggcctggtaaacacagaagaggatgctcacagtcagctgttggatggaacacagggccaccaatggaggagctagagaaagtacccaaggagctaaaggggtctgcaaccttatagatggaataacaatatgaactaaccagtacccccggagctcgtgtctctagctgcatatgtagcagaagatgacctagtcggctatcattgggaagagaggctccttggttttacaaactttatatgcctcagtatgggggaatgccagggccaagaagtgggagtgggtgggtaggggagtggggggagggtctgggggacttttgggatagcatttgaaatgtaaatgaagaaaatacctagttaaaaaataaatttaaaaaaagagagagagcaactGAAGAAGATTCCTGACATCAATTTagtgcactcatgtgtacatgcatggtgTGACTCCCTACTCATACATGCCCTCACACAGGCaaacatacatttacatatgtatgcataccaccacctcccccacatacacacacacacacacacacacacacacagagcataaaGTAGATGGAAGTGGGAAATATTCTATTTAGCAAGGCAACCCATTGCCTAAAGAGACAAATGTCACAAGTTTTCTGTTATATATTTATCCTAGCTTTATATTTTTTgatttgtgtgtttaattttaaatattttttacctTTGTACACATTTACAGCATCTCTGCTCTTGTCTCGTCTCACTTCATTTCTCCTGTGTCCCTCCTTTCCATTTCAAATTTAACCTTTTTTGTCAAATTATTTgtacaaacataaatacataataaaaaaacacacacacacagtctgctgAGTCCATTAAGTGCTTCTgttatgcatatgagtgtagTGTTGAGCACCTGGGTTTGGATAACCTATGAGAGACTCATCTCAGGAGAAGactgattctctctctccttcagcaGCCATTAATTGTCTGTAGTTTTTCACCTAGAAGTGGGGACCTATAAAGCTTGTTTGGAGCGTTTCTAGAGGTCAGGAAACTCTAATGAGTCCAAGAGATGGGTTGGGTAAAAGGACTTGAGGGTTAAAGATAGAGTAGAACATTTACTATATGAAAATGGGATTTAAATTTAAGTGATAGGAATTGTGTGACAGGAGAGGTGTGGGTGGGACTGGATTAATGAAAACTAacaatgtataaaatttacttatggAAACATACTACTTTGAAGTTAATCAAAAATATAAATTAGATAAATGTAGGCAATGAGTGAATGGTGTTTCCCTCAGAAGTCATGAGCTACTAAATTCAAATCTCAGTGTTAAGTATGCAATACCTCCTAAAGAGTTACTGGTCATGGAGGAAGCAGAGACTCCAAAAGCAACATAGCCTGTTGCCATTGCTCTCGGTAACCTAACAGAACAAGAGTTTGACTCTATTACCGAAGACACAACATATATTTGTTACAGGACTTAAAGAAATCAAATTGAAATAGAAATGCAATTTCTTCTATGCTGGCTAGGGCTGGGGGCTGCTATGTAGACACTAGTGGAGAAAAACCATCAATGCAATTGCCTGGCAGTGACCCTGAATGCTAAAATACTGTACCAGGGAAGACATGTTCAGTGGGGCAACAGTGGCATGGCGGTATAGGGCAACCAACGGTTCTATCATTACTGTTGAGGAATTTCTGATTATATTTGAATTCCATGGGAGGGAATCAACGTTTGATATGGAAAACATGACCCAAAGCCCATGGTGCAGAAGGTCATGGGCcctgttgttttgctaaatggacatattgTTAGGCTGCTTTCTGAATATGTTTATACTCATAGTCTAGTGCTTCTCTCAATTTGGCCAGATAAACTTCTCTCTTCAGTGATTAGCAATTAATGTAGAGACTCATATTCAGATTAAATGTCTGTTGATTGCTTGGTCCTAAGTGGAATATCTAAGAGTGATTACCCAGGATCTAGGAACACTTTAAGGGGCACACGGAATACCAAATAAAAAGGACCAGAAAAACAGCTTCCTATAACAGATATTTACAACAGTAAATATACAGAGCATAGAGAGATTACTGAGTACTACAAGAAAAAAATGCCATGGCATGTAAGTCACATCTGATGGCAAAGTCATCAGAGTGATATGAcgagaagagaggaagacagaagaatTAATTGGCTTTGTAGTATTGGTGAGTATGGAGCTTGCACCATTTATTTTCTGTaatcaggcaaggcttccagttgTGAGGCTGGAAACCAACCAAGCCACAAATTCCTTGACCCATAAGCTATCCTACTGTTCTAACTTGAGGTCATAGCCACCAGAGGGAGCCCATGCCAACAGggcctggatggccaggaactgGAAGCTTGACagctcagagacctagggtagaaccaaacatgactgaaTAACaataaagtcaatgaaatgattcctaatgatattctgatgTCCTCAGAGATTGGTGCCTCGCTCAATGCCCATCAGAGTCTTGCTGATGCAGCTGATGGgagaagatgcagagacccacaggcaatATAAGAGCAAAGACACTGCCCTTACTTCCAGGGGCTTCCTGGGAGCAGTGCCCTGGCCCAGTAGTGAGACTGCAGGTGCAGGATTTCTAGGTGGAGCTTGAGGAACCCCTTGGAAGAGGGAGATAAAGGATGGTAGGTGCTTGCAGGTTTAAAGACAACAAAAGAACACAGCGCGTGGAACGTAGTCAACTAAGCAGAGCTCACAGGCTCTCACACAGACTAAAGTGGCAGTCATgtagcctgcatgggtctgtgctTCGTCCTCTGCACACGTGCTATAGTTGTTTAGCTGGTGTTTTTCTGGGACTTCAAATAGTGGGAGAGGCAGTGTCTGATTATTGTCTGTTCTTGGAACCCTGTTTTTCCTACTGGGTTTCCTTGGTCATCCTGGACATGAGGGATTGCGCCTGGTTTCATATCATCTTGAATGCTGTGCTCAGTTGATATTCCTGGGAAGCTTACTCTTCTCTGAGGGGAAGTAGAGGAGGAATGGATTGGGAGGGAGATGTGGAGGTTTAGGAAGGAATTAGGGGGAATGGAGTCCGAGGAGGCTCTAGCCAGAATGTGTTGTtaagagagaagaataaataaaaagtaaaaataattagtCCAATTAATTAAGAAATATGTTTTTACAAAAATGTTAGTGAATCATGACAGTGAAGGCAAAGCTATAGTTCATCAACTGTGAGCCATGACCTCTCTAAGCCTTGCTCTACTTTTCCCAAGGTAGGACAATAGTAGTCTGTCTCTCAAAGTTTGGCTCTGAGTCTCAAGTGTGAGTGAGAGGTAAGTGAAGCCCTGGCATGGGGCCTGGAATGAGAGGTGTGCTCAGGAAACCCACTGATAACCCACTGGCCACTCGAGATGAGGAATCCTGTGGTCATGAGTTTTTCGGTTTGCCATTTCCCTGGTCAGAAAACCAAACGGAGTCCAGTTTCCCCAACTATAAATGCAACTTGCGCACTGCAGAGCCCAGAGGATCATTTCTAGCCTGTGACTCATAGCACTCCACCATGCTGCTCTGGCCTTGCATTTGAGTTCCTTGTCCCAATTCtccatacagtgtgtgtgtgtgtgtgtgtgtgtgtgtgtgtgtgtgtgtgtgtgtgtgtgtgtgcagcttacATGGGAAGAGCCACATGTGTGTGACTCAAAGTCCCATCCACAGCTCTCAGGCTAGTTAACCTTTTCTTCTGCATCCAGACTTGTTAAATTTCAATTAATTTCTCCTTTAATATCTGAAAATGTCTCCAAGACTCAAGGTCTGAGCTTGGTAGTTTTGAGGAGCTGTGTTGGGTATGGGATTGCATGTTGaggatttttcctttcctttcctttcctttcctttcctttcctttcctttcctttcctttcctttcctttccttcccttccctttttcctttcctttcctttcctttcctttccttttctctgttctttcctttccctcccttcctccctccccctctctctcttacttttttctctctccttccttccttccttccttccttccttccttccttccttccttccttccttccttctttctttccttctttctttgttcttgggTCTGAGTAATGAGGAAGAATGTCCTATTGGAAGGAGACAGTGGTTGTGTGTTGGTCAGAGAGGCAGGGGTAGAGGTGTGAGAACTGCTGGGGTCCTTCATGTTTACCCTCATACCCTTCTTCATGGTCACATGGGGCACAATGAGGCATTCATAGGTGTTGCTGTGAAACTGTCCTGCTCTGAGACCATGAAGGTCACACACCTCTCCTGGATCTACTCTGGTCCTCTGTGTGAGTCTCATTTCTTTCTGAGCCTCAGCTCCCCCATGTGTGGCACTGAGCTTCTGTCCCCCAGGGTTGCACACTGTAATAACAGCAGCAATAGCATGGGATTGTACTTAGAATTATTGAGTATTTATTGAATATCAGGCTGTTTAATATTTGACATGGGTTATTGtaggaccgtgaaaggcagcctggttcctggttgagcaaAGGCTAGAAACCCCAGTGACCCTGAAGGGTTGGAAGTTGTTTCGCCCTGCTTCTGGACTCTGGCTCCTGACACATACACCTgcagccctccatagatttgtggccatcagtcacataagggtaATGCCCCAagtccctccacaggtagaggacatgacATTGTGGCCTCAAGACAGATTTCCATTTCAATGAGGTAAAGGCCTGGAGGACTTAGTCAATTAAGCTTTCTTTCCCAGACACTCCTACCTGCAaaacctcaggcccaccctgagaagtggagtGTAGTTTCactcatccactttctgccatgacaataagtGTCTTAAAACCATCAGGATCCACCGTGGGGAGCAATGGAGAAGGCTTTCTTCTAAAGAGTCACTGTCTAATCTCCTGTTGAATGCCTCTATGTGCCCCCAGCCATGACTACCAAGCTAAGCCAAGCCAAATCTGCTGCCAAGCCAAGGACTATCCATGTGGGACCCAGCCAGAGCTCCCCCGTTTCCCCTTCAGTCCTAGCCTGCATCCAGCCCATGGgtccccattctgttctcagctcttccacggcTCCCAGGGGTGCTTCTTTATCCATGAGCCTAAGAACCAGATAGCTGCACCCCCTTCCAGGCTCAGGGACCCCCAAGCCAGCTCTGGCTGTACCTTCATCTCAGACTGCTCTCCCCCAGCCCTGGATTGATGTCCCACGGCTTCCCTATAGCCTGACACCTGCCCAGTGATGATGTGGGGTAAGCATAGTCAAAACTTTCCATGTCCTTCCTCCCCAGCTGCCAAACCCTGTGGCAGAGTGGGTGTGGGACTATTAACCCTACAGATTATCACTCCACTGCTATAGCTTAAGGAGACAGctgttcattttctccttttacagATGGATACAGTGAGGAGTGTTGGAGCTTTAAAATCTGGACTTGTAACATTGGTGTTACTAATAGTTCTTCTCAAGAGCTGGCTTGAACCCTATGCCAACCTACTCAGAGACCTTCTGCATGCCTGCCTCTCCCCACTACAGCGTCAGGATGCTCTTTCTAGGGGCATTTGAGCA
This window encodes:
- the Nlrp1b gene encoding NLR family, pyrin domain containing 1B isoform X3: MEQSQPKKKSRTKVAQHEGQLNLNPTFKTRKRKEVELMKRRPKPEGHLKLGTIPKVHIKQKGETLDPTWSRKRKNLVQKLTNLLLFEKLCSRGSENLIRKSWYSCEEEERGHMIEIQDLFGPNRGTHKKPQLVIIEGAAGIGKSTLARQVKRAWKEGQLYRNHFQHVFFLSCRELAQYEQLSLAELIAQGQEVPTVPIRQILSHPKELLFILDGIDEPAWVLADQNPELCLHWSQRQPVHTLLGSLLGKSILPGASFLLTARTTALQKIIPYVGQPRRVEVLGFSKFEREVYFRKYFVKESDAIAAFRLVVSNPVLLTLCEVPWVCWLVCTCLKKQMEQGGELSLTSQTTTALCLKYLSLTIPGQHMRTQLRALCSLAAEGICQRRTLFSESDLCKQGLAEDAIATFLKIGILQKQASSLSYSFAHLCLQEFFAVMSYILEDSDERCDGMEFKRTVETLIEVYGRHTLCEEPTVHFLFGLVNEQGMREMKKIFDCKLPLGTELKMLKSTLGNPTYQHHLGLLHCLYESQEEVLLTYVLCNLHLTGPDKNYMEATVSQTNVKHLVIQTDMELMVVTFCIQFCCHVRSLRVNMKGQQGHKLTVASMVLNISRSIYESGRRDTLPSMVIERGEFVSNFQKSTTVSKIVPKRLRELGQEKLVSMCTRRRRTYN
- the Nlrp1b gene encoding NLR family, pyrin domain containing 1B isoform X5; the encoded protein is MEQSQPKKKSRTKVAQHEGQLNLNPTFKTRKRKEVELMKRRPKPEGHLKLGTIPKVHIKQKGETLDPTWSRKRKNLVQKLTNLLLFEKLCSRGSENLIRKSWYSCEEEERGHMIEIQDLFGPNRGTHKKPQLVIIEGAAGIGKSTLARQVKRAWKEGQLYRNHFQHVFFLSCRELAQYEQLSLAELIAQGQEVPTVPIRQILSHPKELLFILDGIDEPAWVLADQNPELCLHWSQRQPVHTLLGSLLGKSILPGASFLLTARTTALQKIIPYVGQPRRVEVLGFSKFEREVYFRKYFVKESDAIAAFRLVVSNPVLLTLCEVPWVCWLVCTCLKKQMEQGGELSLTSQTTTALCLKYLSLTIPGQHMRTQLRALCSLAAEGICQRRTLFSESDLCKQGLAEDAIATFLKIGILQKQASSLSYSFAHLCLQEFFAVMSYILEDSDERCDGMEFKRTVETLIEVYGRHTLCEEPTVHFLFGLVNEQGMREMKKIFDCKLPLGTELKMLKSTLGNPTYQHHLGLLHCLYESQEEVLLTYVLCNLHLTGPDKNYMEATVSQTNVKHLVIQTDMELMVVTFCIQFCCHVRSLRVNMKGQQGHKLTVASMVLSPL
- the Nlrp1b gene encoding NLR family, pyrin domain containing 1B isoform X4, with translation MEQSQPKKKSRTKVAQHEGQLNLNPTFKTRKRKEVELMKRRPKPEGHLKLGTIPKVHIKQKGETLDPTWSRKRKNLVQKLTNLLLFEKLCSRGSENLIRKSWYSCEEEERGHMIEIQDLFGPNRGTHKKPQLVIIEGAAGIGKSTLARQVKRAWKEGQLYRNHFQHVFFLSCRELAQYEQLSLAELIAQGQEVPTVPIRQILSHPKELLFILDGIDEPAWVLADQNPELCLHWSQRQPVHTLLGSLLGKSILPGASFLLTARTTALQKIIPYVGQPRRVEVLGFSKFEREVYFRKYFVKESDAIAAFRLVVSNPVLLTLCEVPWVCWLVCTCLKKQMEQGGELSLTSQTTTALCLKYLSLTIPGQHMRTQLRALCSLAAEGICQRRTLFSESDLCKQGLAEDAIATFLKIGILQKQASSLSYSFAHLCLQEFFAVMSYILEDSDERCDGMEFKRTVETLIEVYGRHTLCEEPTVHFLFGLVNEQGMREMKKIFDCKLPLGTELKMLKSTLGNPTYQHHLGLLHCLYESQEEVLLTYVLCNLHLTGPDKNYMEATVSQTNVKHLVIQTDMELMVVTFCIQFCCHVRSLRVNMKGQQGHKLTVASMVLNFWP